Proteins from one Podarcis raffonei isolate rPodRaf1 chromosome 1, rPodRaf1.pri, whole genome shotgun sequence genomic window:
- the RASSF7 gene encoding ras association domain-containing protein 7 isoform X1, whose protein sequence is MELKVWVDGVQRVVCGVSEQTTCQEVVIALARAIGQTGRYVLIQRLREKERQLLPHECPVESMAKCGQYANDVQFILQRTGPSLTERPSSDSAPQVPERTFVRASLPIKPRPVGTEVPRPRQPKKSLTFNLGPMASSDLHAKSKLKQHKKDSVGWREGASGGLLSKEELFKTILHQQEHLYSLEMQGDALEMDLRHWEHNRGTCQEDEILHLEQLIRQNESELGEEGFWQSELRSEKECERERQEKVHTLRATMEEYTQKIHELMVKTEALEREIQWEISERAKRAKEAPRQSPAELEEMAAKMKRDLEAKARQSAHLESSLETVGKALEEAEQSLQAQNQELEELNKELRQCNLQQFIQQTGAMVTSPQPRSEAEPQLDETSSELLAHQRTGDLLEPSTDSPPRATAKQFLGNPRNLQNPLVSSLNPEVMSAKQSIWR, encoded by the exons GTCAAACAGGTCGCTATGTTCTCATCCAAAGACTACGTGAGAAAGAGAGGCAGCTTCTCCCACATGAATGCCCTGTGGAGTCCATGGCCAAGTGCGGACAGTATGCCAATGATGTGCAATTCATATTGCAGCGCACAGGCCCCAGCCTCACCGAGAGACCTTCTTCAGACAGTGCTCCCCAGGTACCCGAGAGGACGTTTGTCAGGGCTAGCCTGCCCATCAAACCCAGGCCGGTCGGCACAGAAGTGCCCAGGCCCAGGCAGCCCAAAAAATCCTTAACCTTCAACCTGGGCCCTATGGCTTCCAGTGACCTGCATGCCAAGAGCAAGCTGAAGCAACACAAAAAGGACAGTGTGGGCTGGAGGGAAGGTGCTAGTGGGGGCCTGCTTTCCAAAGAGGAACTGTTCAAGACCATACTGCACCAACAGGAGCATCTCTACTCCCTGGAGATGCAGGGGGATGCCTTGGAAATGGACCTCCGGCACTGGGAACACAACAGAGGCACCTGCCAGGAGGACGAGATCCTGCACCTGGAGCAGCTGATTCGGCAAAACGAGAGTGAGCTGGGTGAGGAAGGGTTTTGGCAGAGTGAACTGCGCTCAGAGAAGGAGTGCGAAAGGGAGCGCCAGGAGAAAGTCCACACCCTGCGGGCCACCATGGAGGAGTACACGCAAAAAATACATGAGCTTATGGTGAAAACGGAGGCCTTGGAGAGAGAAATTCAGTGGGAGATTTCCGAGAGGGCCAAGAGGGCAAAGGAAGCCCCGAGGCAGAGCCCTGCTGAACTAGAAGAAATGGCAGCTAAAATGAAAAGGGACCTGGAAGCCAAGGCCAGGCAGAGTGCTCATCTGGAGAGCAGCCTGGAAACTGTGGGGAAGGCCTTGGAGGAAGCAGAGCAAAGCCTTCAG GCCCAGAACCAAGAGCTGGAGGAGCTAAATAAGGAGCTGAGGCAGTGTAACTTGCAGCAGTTCATCCAGCAGACAGGAGCCATGGTGACTTCCCCACAGCCCAGATCAGAAGCGGAACCCCAGCTGGATGAAACCAGCTCTGAGCTGCTGGCTCACCAGAGAACCGGAG ATCTACTTGAGCCCAGCACAGATTCACCTCCCCGAGCCACAGCCAAGCAGTTCCTCGGCAATCCACGAAACCTTCAGAACCCCCTGGTGTCCAGCTTGAACCCTGAGG TCATGTCAGCAAAGCAGAGCATCTGGAGGTAA
- the RASSF7 gene encoding ras association domain-containing protein 7 isoform X2, which yields MELKVWVDGVQRVVCGVSEQTTCQEVVIALARAIGQTGRYVLIQRLREKERQLLPHECPVESMAKCGQYANDVQFILQRTGPSLTERPSSDSAPQVPERTFVRASLPIKPRPVGTEVPRPRQPKKSLTFNLGPMASSDLHAKSKLKQHKKDSVGWREGASGGLLSKEELFKTILHQQEHLYSLEMQGDALEMDLRHWEHNRGTCQEDEILHLEQLIRQNESELGEEGFWQSELRSEKECERERQEKVHTLRATMEEYTQKIHELMVKTEALEREIQWEISERAKRAKEAPRQSPAELEEMAAKMKRDLEAKARQSAHLESSLETVGKALEEAEQSLQAQNQELEELNKELRQCNLQQFIQQTGAMVTSPQPRSEAEPQLDETSSELLAHQRTGGWNTTQRIYLSPAQIHLPEPQPSSSSAIHETFRTPWCPA from the exons GTCAAACAGGTCGCTATGTTCTCATCCAAAGACTACGTGAGAAAGAGAGGCAGCTTCTCCCACATGAATGCCCTGTGGAGTCCATGGCCAAGTGCGGACAGTATGCCAATGATGTGCAATTCATATTGCAGCGCACAGGCCCCAGCCTCACCGAGAGACCTTCTTCAGACAGTGCTCCCCAGGTACCCGAGAGGACGTTTGTCAGGGCTAGCCTGCCCATCAAACCCAGGCCGGTCGGCACAGAAGTGCCCAGGCCCAGGCAGCCCAAAAAATCCTTAACCTTCAACCTGGGCCCTATGGCTTCCAGTGACCTGCATGCCAAGAGCAAGCTGAAGCAACACAAAAAGGACAGTGTGGGCTGGAGGGAAGGTGCTAGTGGGGGCCTGCTTTCCAAAGAGGAACTGTTCAAGACCATACTGCACCAACAGGAGCATCTCTACTCCCTGGAGATGCAGGGGGATGCCTTGGAAATGGACCTCCGGCACTGGGAACACAACAGAGGCACCTGCCAGGAGGACGAGATCCTGCACCTGGAGCAGCTGATTCGGCAAAACGAGAGTGAGCTGGGTGAGGAAGGGTTTTGGCAGAGTGAACTGCGCTCAGAGAAGGAGTGCGAAAGGGAGCGCCAGGAGAAAGTCCACACCCTGCGGGCCACCATGGAGGAGTACACGCAAAAAATACATGAGCTTATGGTGAAAACGGAGGCCTTGGAGAGAGAAATTCAGTGGGAGATTTCCGAGAGGGCCAAGAGGGCAAAGGAAGCCCCGAGGCAGAGCCCTGCTGAACTAGAAGAAATGGCAGCTAAAATGAAAAGGGACCTGGAAGCCAAGGCCAGGCAGAGTGCTCATCTGGAGAGCAGCCTGGAAACTGTGGGGAAGGCCTTGGAGGAAGCAGAGCAAAGCCTTCAG GCCCAGAACCAAGAGCTGGAGGAGCTAAATAAGGAGCTGAGGCAGTGTAACTTGCAGCAGTTCATCCAGCAGACAGGAGCCATGGTGACTTCCCCACAGCCCAGATCAGAAGCGGAACCCCAGCTGGATGAAACCAGCTCTGAGCTGCTGGCTCACCAGAGAACCGGAGGTTGGAACACAACTCAAAGG ATCTACTTGAGCCCAGCACAGATTCACCTCCCCGAGCCACAGCCAAGCAGTTCCTCGGCAATCCACGAAACCTTCAGAACCCCCTGGTGTCCAGCTTGA
- the RASSF7 gene encoding ras association domain-containing protein 7 isoform X3 gives MELKVWVDGVQRVVCGVSEQTTCQEVVIALARAIGQTGRYVLIQRLREKERQLLPHECPVESMAKCGQYANDVQFILQRTGPSLTERPSSDSAPQVPERTFVRASLPIKPRPVGTEVPRPRQPKKSLTFNLGPMASSDLHAKSKLKQHKKDSVGWREGASGGLLSKEELFKTILHQQEHLYSLEMQGDALEMDLRHWEHNRGTCQEDEILHLEQLIRQNESELGEEGFWQSELRSEKECERERQEKVHTLRATMEEYTQKIHELMVKTEALEREIQWEISERAKRAKEAPRQSPAELEEMAAKMKRDLEAKARQSAHLESSLETVGKALEEAEQSLQIYLSPAQIHLPEPQPSSSSAIHETFRTPWCPA, from the exons GTCAAACAGGTCGCTATGTTCTCATCCAAAGACTACGTGAGAAAGAGAGGCAGCTTCTCCCACATGAATGCCCTGTGGAGTCCATGGCCAAGTGCGGACAGTATGCCAATGATGTGCAATTCATATTGCAGCGCACAGGCCCCAGCCTCACCGAGAGACCTTCTTCAGACAGTGCTCCCCAGGTACCCGAGAGGACGTTTGTCAGGGCTAGCCTGCCCATCAAACCCAGGCCGGTCGGCACAGAAGTGCCCAGGCCCAGGCAGCCCAAAAAATCCTTAACCTTCAACCTGGGCCCTATGGCTTCCAGTGACCTGCATGCCAAGAGCAAGCTGAAGCAACACAAAAAGGACAGTGTGGGCTGGAGGGAAGGTGCTAGTGGGGGCCTGCTTTCCAAAGAGGAACTGTTCAAGACCATACTGCACCAACAGGAGCATCTCTACTCCCTGGAGATGCAGGGGGATGCCTTGGAAATGGACCTCCGGCACTGGGAACACAACAGAGGCACCTGCCAGGAGGACGAGATCCTGCACCTGGAGCAGCTGATTCGGCAAAACGAGAGTGAGCTGGGTGAGGAAGGGTTTTGGCAGAGTGAACTGCGCTCAGAGAAGGAGTGCGAAAGGGAGCGCCAGGAGAAAGTCCACACCCTGCGGGCCACCATGGAGGAGTACACGCAAAAAATACATGAGCTTATGGTGAAAACGGAGGCCTTGGAGAGAGAAATTCAGTGGGAGATTTCCGAGAGGGCCAAGAGGGCAAAGGAAGCCCCGAGGCAGAGCCCTGCTGAACTAGAAGAAATGGCAGCTAAAATGAAAAGGGACCTGGAAGCCAAGGCCAGGCAGAGTGCTCATCTGGAGAGCAGCCTGGAAACTGTGGGGAAGGCCTTGGAGGAAGCAGAGCAAAGCCTTCAG ATCTACTTGAGCCCAGCACAGATTCACCTCCCCGAGCCACAGCCAAGCAGTTCCTCGGCAATCCACGAAACCTTCAGAACCCCCTGGTGTCCAGCTTGA